GAAGAAAAATCTTTCCATTTAGAGTTTCTAactctttgaaatattttggaatCCAGTAAACAAGCaggattttaatattaagagtTTTAAACGGGTTGATTGGGTCTGAATTGATAtactaaattgataaaatttaactaaattttcattcaatttaatttaaaatctaagcAGTTGTACTGTAGAAAGTCTTTAAATTAACTTATCGCACGGGGTAATTTTTCACTACGCGAATAAACCCGTGCGGCAGCCTAGTGCCTCACTAGACTCAGTCTTCTCTTGCCAGTTCCACTCGTGTTTGTCTAGTAACTAAGTGTTTCCCTCACCCGAGAGGTTTTCCAAGTTTAAAGACAAACAGAATACACAAGTAGAATAAGATTATCAAAGTGCACAACAAACTTTACAGGAACTCTTTCCCAACCTTTATTGATATCTTTGTGCATAGCTCACATACGAATTTATGTATAGTTCTATTTGTTTACGAGATCAATTTATATTCATTCGTTATTGTTGATCCAATAgtggttaattaaattattcattGAAATGAGTTGTCAATACTCTTTAATTtgctgttaaaaaaaattctgtaATGACCATCAAAGCATGGATTGTCCGGTTAAACAAATTTACGGGAAgccatgaattttattttgtttgaacacttattagtttgaaaaaattaataaggtCAAAgccgttgaaaaaaaaaaattattcgtcAGCAATAAGTGAAAAGTCTGCTGCTTGTTTCAGCAAGGCTAATGAGGTAACTGCTTTACTGTAAATCAAGTTTCTGCTTGTTTGACTAGGTGGAGGTCTATTGCTGCCACGCCTGTTGATTACAAGTGAGAAGGATGCTGCTTTTCAACggatcacaagaaaaaaaatatgtgtagaCGTTGCTACTTCAAGCTGTGATAGAACTGAAGCTGTACTGCCGTAAGAAAAAAATCTGTGATAGGAAGGGTCTGCACTACCGTGAAAAAACTGCTGCTTGAACGGAAGCTGCGCGAGGAAGGGTCTGAACAAATATAATTGCTACAAGCTACTGTTTGCTTTGGAAAGAGACTAGAGCAGCTGCTGAAAGGGTTTGGAACTGCTGTTACATGAAGAACATTGCTACTGTATCTGGTCTGCTGctgaaaaaaaagtttgttgcTGCTGTTGCGTGTTGCTGAGTTGGgagctgggaaaaaaaaaaaaaaaaacttgctacTTCGCTGATGCGTTTGGAGGTTTTGTTGCTGCTACTGCTGTAATCGAGTTGCTGCTGTGCTCATCTACTGCTGTCAAAAACACTGTTGTGTTTTTCTACTGTTAAAGAGAGAAAGGCTGttgcattttctctctcctaattAACCTAAGCTTTAATACAGAAACAAAATATACACAAGTATTTGGAATTTaccaaaattattgattaatttacacttataaatatatttatagaaaaattacaCCCGTATAATCTAATCTGTTAAGAACTAtatattatcttgttttatttattcttgttttatatattaagaataaaataatattttcagtttatcttatatataattactttgtatttagattaaaatatacacttttaaaatatagagaTTAATGAGAATTTCAGTCatcgtatattttttttatgttaatccaaattaatttaacataatcaactagtctaattaaaaaatcagcATCCTAAAAACAATCAATTGGTCTTAATTAAACTCAACTTTGTGTTTAAGAGcccgttttatttttatttttaaaatattttaaaaaaattatttatttttattttaaattaatattttttaaatatttttagatttttttaacgtgttgatattaaaaataaatttaaaaattattttaatatattttcaattaaaaaacactttaaaaaacaatcttaataACAATACCAATCAGAATCTAAGTTTCAATAGCTTTTGCCTTAGCTATggattaaactttaatttttgtcATCTATATTAGTTGTAAACTTGGGCTATAGTGATGAAAGTCCCACTAAGTgtgattaaaatttgatttttgttattattttagttataatctTGGATATTTCAACCTCTTCAAAACCAGCTTAATTGGAAAAAGATTCATTTTACTATATgatatttgtttgttaatttataattccaATAATTTGGAAACTATATGATcaaattttttccttcaaattttgaaatcaattacataaaaaaaatatccactttaaaaaaaaaattattttgagattaatttttatcactAATTAGAACATAGAAGATTTGTCTTTCATGtactttatattatattttaaaagtatataaattaattttaaaattaaaaaaataaatttatttcatatatttatatttatttatttaactaaataaattttcttcatcttcatttttttatttcaagaagtaACAAAATATTGTCTGTAATCAATCATAcgaaaattatataattttcaatgcTTTTGGTCCATCCCTTGCACAAATCCATTGGATGCAAGCCCATTAAGAAATTTGATCCAAACTTAAGAAACCGAGCACATAGGCTTGCTAAGACTACAACAGGCACCACCGAAGTACCAGGTTTTAGCAAAACATCAATGGCTTCAGAGCTGCAATTTTCTGTCAGAAGGCTCTCCACACTTCTAAAGCACtgctttccttctccttcttcattCTTGGTCAGGTCACGTTCTCTTCTTATACAATCCTCAAGAACTATCAACCACCATTCAAGCAGTCATTCTCCTCCTCTTTCAAGAACCTTCTACTCTTCTCCCTTGTTAAATCTCAACTCAACCGACACTGAAGGTCCTGCTGCCATTGATTACCGGTAGGTTTTTCGTTGCAAGTCTGGTTAAGGGGCACCTAATGTCGGATTTTGTTATCTGGGtcttttttggtttggttaaaggtggtttttttaattgattaaagtGCGATACAGTTCGCTTTTACAGGAGGATGAATTTCACTCTCTAGCTGATTCAACTATTCATGACCTTCAAGAGAAATTTGaggttaatttttaactttCCCGGCTTTCAAATTAATGGAGTTTGaagcttttgttgttttttttttaataatgagtttttggtttttggacAGGAATATGGTGATAGTGTTCAA
This window of the Populus trichocarpa isolate Nisqually-1 chromosome 13, P.trichocarpa_v4.1, whole genome shotgun sequence genome carries:
- the LOC7494452 gene encoding frataxin, mitochondrial; amino-acid sequence: MASELQFSVRRLSTLLKHCFPSPSSFLVRSRSLLIQSSRTINHHSSSHSPPLSRTFYSSPLLNLNSTDTEGPAAIDYRSLLQEDEFHSLADSTIHDLQEKFEEYGDSVQIDGFDIDYGNEVLTLKLGDLGTYVLNKQTPNRQLWLSSPVSGPSRFDWDRSDQAWVYRRTKANLLNVLESEMGQLFGEPIKLA